The sequence CCGACGCGGAGCGCGTGCAACTGCACTTCGAGATCCGCAAGCAAGGCAAGCCGGTCGATCCGGCCAAGCTGCTGCCGCAGCGCTGAACGCCGCTGAGCCCACTCCCCAGCCTGGACGCGCCCACCATGAGCAAGAAGCGCCACGATGGGAACGGGTCCGCAGGGCCGGTGGTCGAGACCCCGGGGAACGGTGGTATGCCGCCGTCGCTGCAGTCCGTCTTGCAGACGCACGGCGAAGACCTCGATGCCGATGAGCCCGTGCCCGTGGCGGCTGTGGAAATCACGGCCGGCGAAGGCGAGGTCGGCAACACCCTGCAGGCCTATCTGCGCGAGATCCGGCGAGCGCCACTTTTCACGCCGCAGGAAGAGTTCGAGACGGCCACCCGCGCGCGCGCCGGTGATTTCGCAGCGCGTCAGCAGATGATCGAACGCAACCTGCGCCTCGTCGTCAGCATCGCGAAGAACTACCTCGGCCGCGGCCTGCCGATGACCGACCTGATCGAGGAGGGCAACCTCGGGCTCATGCATGCCATCGGGAAGTTCGAGCCGGAGCGCGGGTTTCGCTTCTCGACCTATTCCTCGTGGTGGATCCGCCAGAGCATCGAGCGCGCGATCATGCACCAGGCACGGCTGGTGAGGCTGCCGGTGCACGTGGTGCGTGAACTCAACCAGGTGCTCAAGGCCCGGCGCGCGCTGGAGGCGGCCACACCGGGGGTCGATGGCGAGCAGCAGGTGCGGGTGGAAGACATCGCGCAGCGCATCGGCCGGCCGGTGCAGGTGGTGGTCGAACTGCTGAAGTTCGCCGAGACCCCGACCTCCCTCGATGCACCGCTCGACCACGACGGCACCGAATCCATGCTGGACAGCGTGGCCGACGATGGCGCTGGCGATCCGGTCAACCTCACCTTGCACAACGAAGTCGAAGTGCTGCTCCAGCATGGACTGGAAGAGCTGAGCGAGCGTGAGCGCGAGGTGCTTGCAGGCCGTTATGGCCTGCACGACCGCGAACCCGAGACGCTGGAGGTGCTGGCCGAGCGGCTCGGGCTCACCCGCGAGCGCATCCGCCAGATCCAGCAGGAAGCACTCATCAAGCTCAAGCGCCGCATGACGCGCAGCGGCGTCAACCGCGAATCGCTTTTCTGAGCCGGTCGGGCTGAGACAATCGGCCCCATGACAGCAACAGACGAATGGCTCAAGGTCGAATCGCTCGACCTCGAGGCGCAAGGCGTGGCGCACAACGCCGAAGGCAAGGTGGTCTTCATCGACGGCGCCTTGCCCGGCGAAGAAGTGCGGGTCAGCGTGCAGCGCCGCAAGAACAACTGGGAACAGGCGACGGTCGTCGACCTGCGCCGGGAAAGCTCGCAGCGGGTAACACCGCGCTGCCGCCACTTCGGCACCTGCGGGGGCTGCAAGATGCAGCACCTCCACGTGGGCGCTCAGGTCGCGACCAAGCAGCGCGCGCTCGAGGATGGCTTGTGGCATCTGGGAAAGGTGAAGGCCGAGCGGGTGCTCCGGCCCATCGAGGGGCCGGCTTGGGGCTACCGGTACCGGGCTCGCTTGTCGGTGCGCCATGTGGTGAAGAAGGGCAAGGTGCTGGTGGGCTTCCACGAGCGCAAGTCGAGCTACGTGGCCGACATGGACAGCTGCGAGGTGCTGCCAGCGCACCTGAGCGCGCTGCTCGTCCCGCTGCGTGAATTGATCGCCTCGATGGAGCAGCGCGACCGGCTACCGCAGATCGAAGTGGCGGTGGGGGATGCGGTCACGGCCCTGGTGCTGCGTCATCTGGAGCCGCTGAGTGCGGGAGACCTGCAACGCCTGCGCGACTTCGCGGCGGAACACGGCATCCAGTGGTGGCTGCAACCCAAGGGACCTGAGACGGTGCGCCGGCTCGACGATGTGGGCCCCGAACTCGCGTACACCTTGCCCGAGTTCGGCATCACGATGCCGTTCAAGCCCACCGATTTCACCCAGGTCAACCACCAGATCAACCAGGTGCTGGTGGGCCAGGCGCTCAGGTTGCTGGATGCGCAAGCCGAGGAGCGCGTGATCGACTGGTTCTGCGGGCTCGGCAATTTCACCTTGCCGATCGCGACGCGCGCGCGCCAAGTCTTGGGCATCGAAGGCAGCGAGGCGCTCGTGGCTCGCTCACGCGAGAACGCGGTGGTGAATGGACTTTCGGGCAAGACCGAGTTCGTGGCGCGCAATCTTTTCGAGATCACGCCTCAGGAACTTGCGGGATATGGCCGGGCCGACAAATGGCTGGTCGATCCACCGCGCGAGGGAGCGTTTGCCTTGGCGAAGGCCTTGGCGGAGCTGGCGGCCGATCC comes from Piscinibacter sp. HJYY11 and encodes:
- the rlmD gene encoding 23S rRNA (uracil(1939)-C(5))-methyltransferase RlmD is translated as MTATDEWLKVESLDLEAQGVAHNAEGKVVFIDGALPGEEVRVSVQRRKNNWEQATVVDLRRESSQRVTPRCRHFGTCGGCKMQHLHVGAQVATKQRALEDGLWHLGKVKAERVLRPIEGPAWGYRYRARLSVRHVVKKGKVLVGFHERKSSYVADMDSCEVLPAHLSALLVPLRELIASMEQRDRLPQIEVAVGDAVTALVLRHLEPLSAGDLQRLRDFAAEHGIQWWLQPKGPETVRRLDDVGPELAYTLPEFGITMPFKPTDFTQVNHQINQVLVGQALRLLDAQAEERVIDWFCGLGNFTLPIATRARQVLGIEGSEALVARSRENAVVNGLSGKTEFVARNLFEITPQELAGYGRADKWLVDPPREGAFALAKALAELAADPSFAAGYRAPGRIVYVSCNPATLARDAGLLVHQAGYRCVAAGAVNMFPHTAHVESMAVFERS
- the rpoS gene encoding RNA polymerase sigma factor RpoS, producing the protein MPPSLQSVLQTHGEDLDADEPVPVAAVEITAGEGEVGNTLQAYLREIRRAPLFTPQEEFETATRARAGDFAARQQMIERNLRLVVSIAKNYLGRGLPMTDLIEEGNLGLMHAIGKFEPERGFRFSTYSSWWIRQSIERAIMHQARLVRLPVHVVRELNQVLKARRALEAATPGVDGEQQVRVEDIAQRIGRPVQVVVELLKFAETPTSLDAPLDHDGTESMLDSVADDGAGDPVNLTLHNEVEVLLQHGLEELSEREREVLAGRYGLHDREPETLEVLAERLGLTRERIRQIQQEALIKLKRRMTRSGVNRESLF